The Candidatus Nitrospira nitrosa sequence CCCAACCAGCCTCCTCCATGGGATTTTTTGGGAAAAGATAGGAGGAGTTGTTCGTGTGGCAAGAAGTCTGTCGGCATCTATCGAAGCTTGTAATGTCACTGTGGTTCAAAACGGTGGAGTGAAAATTGACCGTGTTACACCGGGCAAGGAAGGCAGTGCTGGAGATGCTGCAGAAGGGTACAAGAACATTCCATATCATAAGACGGACTTCGCCGCCGAAAGGCTCACAGCTTTTATTAACCTCGACCTTTTTCAGATTCGTGGATTTGGAGTGGGAGAGAATGCAGAGCGTCTACTGATTGTTCTTGCACTTTTTAAGATTGAAAAATTTATGAGTGAAGGACTGCGTCTTCGGACTGCTTGTGATTTGAAAGTTGTCCGGACAAGAGTGATAAGTCCAGAGACTTTTACACTCCCGAATATCGAGATCCTAACCAAAGAGCTTTCTGATCTGATCAAGGCGGTGGAGTCAGAAGGTAGGTTTGCGAAGCCATCTATAACCAACGTTTCGTTTAAGGGGTGAAAAGAAATGATCGCCCTGCGCATCCGGTTCATAGCTAGTCGGTATCATGCGACTCCCTGGGGGCGGCATGTAAACGAGGGCGCTGTCGAATGGCCTCCGTCGCCATGGCGGATTTTGCGGGCGCTGATTGCCGTGTGGCACCGAAAGTTTTCAGGGGACATCCCGGAGGCCTCTGCCAGACGGGTGCTCGAACGGCTGACCGAGCTCCCCGTCTTCCAATTGCCGAAAGCTACATTAG is a genomic window containing:
- the cas7g gene encoding type I-G CRISPR-associated RAMP protein Csb1/Cas7g, whose protein sequence is MASGLDFSKLQNAPRLLIEADLQPIQGTRFQPTGFPDLGAATYTLHDGTEMLLVESPQSMANRFESVCWDSTKGDLVEPLKGLPYVVSKLPGGQTTNSILEAHRLNSAYIVNSREFETIKVEVDYDSSKPFDRSKMIKALLKYDPTSLLHGIFWEKIGGVVRVARSLSASIEACNVTVVQNGGVKIDRVTPGKEGSAGDAAEGYKNIPYHKTDFAAERLTAFINLDLFQIRGFGVGENAERLLIVLALFKIEKFMSEGLRLRTACDLKVVRTRVISPETFTLPNIEILTKELSDLIKAVESEGRFAKPSITNVSFKG